From the Chloroflexota bacterium genome, the window CGCCTGAGTCGGCCGCCTCGGATCGAAGCGCACCCGATAGTGCACGTAGTAGTTGACGCCGATGAAGTCCTGGCTATCCACCAGAGGGCCATGGACCAGCCCGGTGCCGACCGGGAAGCGGATCTTCCCATCGTGTGGGGCATACAGGGAGACGGCGTTGAAGACGTGGTCCTGCAACGCGGTCATCGCCCGGTCCAGGGCGGAGCCCGGATCGGCGGGTTCGAAGAGGGCGATGTGATGCGCCAGGCCGACCTGAGCCCGGCCGTCCATCTGATGGATCACCCGATACGCGGCCGCGTGGGCGCGCAGCATGTGGTTCAGGACCCTCAGCCCCCGCAGAGGATCGTGGCGGCCGGGCGGGAACTCCCCCAGGAGATAGCCGAACGCGATGTAGATGTTGGGCTCGTTGATGGTGCACCACAGCCGCACCAGATCGCCCAGCTCCCCGACGACGTACCGAACATATCGCCGGAATCGATCGATGATGCGGGAATTCTCCCAGCCTCCGCTGCGGGCCACCCATAGGGGATCCGTGAAGTGATGGAGCGTGACCATCGGCTCCATCCCCCGGTCCCGCATGGCCTGCAGGATCTCCCGATAGCGGGCAACAGCCCGGCGGTCGTACGTCCCCTCGTCAGGCTCGATGCGGCTCCACTCGATGGACAGGCGATGGGCATTCTGCCCCATCTCGGCCGCCCGGTCCAGGTCCGCCTCCGCCCCACCGGGCTCCCACCAGCCGCACGCCCGGCCGGAGCGATCGCCGCGCCAGATACGACCGGGCTGCTCCTCCCACGCCCACCACTGATTGTTGCGGTTGTCCCCCTCCACCTGATGGGCCGCGGTGGCCGTGCCCCACAGGAAACCGTCCGGGAAGGAAAGCGTCTTCATGGAGGTCCCCTTCGCCCGTCACTCGGACGCCGGAGGATCTGCCGATCCCTCGACGCCCGCGTCCTCGATCTCCGGCCTCTTCGGCGGCGGCCACGGGAAGTGCTGCAATCCCACGCCCGCCTCCGCCAGAAATACCCGCGAGTACTCATCGGGATAGTTCCCTGCGTAGACGACGCGCACGATCCCCGCGTTGATGATCATCTTGGCGCAGGTCAGGCAGGGCTGATGGGTGACGTATATGGTGCCCCCCTTGACGCTGACGCCATGGAGCGCCGCCTGGATGATGGCGTTCTGCTCCGCGTGGAGGGTGCGCACGCAATGCCCATCGACCATCAGATGCCCCACGTCGTCGCAATGAGGCAGCCCTGCCGGGGCACCGTTGTACCCCGTCGTCAGGATCCGCCGATCCTTGACGATGATCGCGCCCACGTGCGCTCGATCGCACGTGCTCCGCTTTGCCACCTGAAAAGCGATCCCCATGAAATACTCATCCCAGGAAGGACGGAACATAAGCGACACTCCTTTCGACAGGCCCATCACCCGGCGATTCGCCGGCATGGACGACATGCGGGGAGGACGAGATCGTCTCGGCCCCGCCTGCCGCGGGGCCGCTCAACAAAAATAGGGGCGGCGTACCCATGGGACACCCACCCCTTGTCATGCGCTTCCTGACTCTTCCCCCGACGGACGCATTCGCGATCGCTCACAGCCTAGGTCGCGCCCACATATGCGGCGCAAGGCGCCCTCGCATCTTCCCTCTTACACCGCGCCAGGCGGTCGATAGAGCCCCCGCTTGATCAACTTCTCCACCTCGACCTGGCACTGGACGCAGAGGGTGGCGTCGGGCTTCACCTCCAGGCGTTCAGGGGGGATAGGCTGACCACATCGCTCACAGATGCCATACTGTCCTTTCTCGATCGCCCGCAACGCGGCCTCGATCGACTTCAGCTTGGCCTCCAACGCGGCCAACAGCGCCGCACTCTTCTCCCGTTCGATCAGGTCGGGGTCGCCCTCTTCGGCGTCGATATCCACCTCGCCCTTGAGCGACTCCTGCAGCATCTCGATATCTGCCAGCACCTGATCGCGTTCCGCCTCCAGCCGTTCTCTCTCTCGTTGTGTCACTTCCTCTCTGCTCGGCATCTTTCACCTCGCCGGCCCACCACCGGTTGGGTTCTTGCAGACGTCACGTCTGCAGGTATACCAATTTGGATCTGTTATCCACCATACATCAAACGGGGAAAACTCCCATCTCAACCCGATTTCGACCTTCGGATGCACACCCTTGAAATTGTACCCCCTTATACCAGCTTTTCTTTTGGAAGTCAAGACATTCTGCGCGATGCCAGCCCACAGACACAGATTTGACGAACATCCGCCCCGGCAGGATGCACGTCCCCTCCCATGAGCGTTTTTCCCTCCGCGCCCGCATCTGGTATAATGCCGTGGGGGAACAAATGAGCGAACGCATGATCTCACCGGATGCAAAGTCGGAGGAGCGGGCCCTGGACGCCGCGCTCCGCCCCAAACGGCTGGACGATCTGGAGGGCCAGGATCGCCTGCGGGATAACCTGCGCATCCTGATCGAGGCGGCGCGGGCCCGCGGCGAGGTCCTGGACCATATCCTGCTGTACGGGCCGCCGGGCCTGGGCAAGACGACGCTGGCGCACATCATCGCCAACGAGATGGGCACCAACATCAAGGTCACGGCCGGCCCCGCCATCGAGCGCGCCGGCGATCTGGCCGCCATCCTGACGAACCTGCGCCAGGGCGACATCCTCTTCATCGACGAGGTGCACCGGCTGGGCCGGGCGGTGGAGGAAGTCCTCTATCCCGCCATGGAGGACTTCGCCCTCGACATCGTGATCGGCAAGGGGCCCTCCGCCCGCTCCATCCGGCTGAAGCTGCCGCGCTTCACGGTCATCGGGGCGACGACGCGCCTGGCGCTGCTCACCGCCCCGCTGCGGGCGCGATTCGGCGCCGTGTATCGCTTCGACTTCTACGATCAGGCCGCGCTGGAGTCCATCGTGCGGCGGGCCGCCCGGCTGCTGGGCGTCCCCATCACCGACGACGGGGCGGCCGAGATCGCGCGACGCGCCCGGGGGACGCCGCGCGTGGCGCTGCGGCTGTTCCGCCGCGTGCGTGACTACGCGGAGGTACGGGCCGACGGAGAGGTCACCGCCGAGGTGGCCGATCAGGCGCTGCGCCTTCTGGAGGTGGATGAGCTGGGGCTGGACTTCCTGGACCACAAGGTGCTGGAGGCGCTGATCCACAAGTTCGGCGGGGGCCCGGTGGGGCTGGAGACGATCGCGGCCGCCATCAGCGAGGAGCCGGATACCATCATGGACGTGGTGGAGCCGTACCTGCTGCAACTGGGCTTCCTGGATCGAACCCCGCGCGGTCGCGTGGCAACTCGCCGGGCCTACGAGCATCTGGGTGTGCCGTTCCCGGAACGACCCGAACAGCCCAGCCTGTTCAACGAGGGGGACACACCGCCATGAGACCCAAGATCGGCGTCACCGCACGTTCCCTGGAGCCCGCCTCGCTGGAGCGGCTGCGCTGGTACATGGAGAGCGTCCGCCTGGCGGGCGGCGATCCGGTGGTGCTGGCCCCCGACGGCCCACACCCCCATCAGGAGGCGATCGACGGGCTGCTGCTGTCCGGCGGAGGCGACGTCCACCCACGATACTACGGCCAGCCCATGGCGGGCGCGGAGGCCGATGGCGTCGACGAGGCTCGGGACGAGATGGAGATCGAGCTCACCCGGGCGGCGCTGCGAGACGACCGGCCCATCCTCGCCATCTGCCGGGGGATCCAGCTCCTGAACGTCGCCATGGGCGGCGCGCTGATCCAGGACCTGGGCGAGGGGCACCGCACCCCCAAGGGCGCCTACAAACATCACCTGATCTGGGTAGAGCCGGGGACGCTCATGGCGGCGACGTTGGGGGCCTCCGGCCAGGTGGCCGTGAACACCTACCATCATCAGGGCATCCGGGCCGACATGCTGGCGCCGGGGCTGATCGCATCGGCCCGAGCCCTGCCCGAGGAATGGCTGATCGAGGGGGTGGAGAGCCCCGACCACCGTTTCGTCCTGGGCGTGCAATGGCACCCCGAGCGGCACCGGGAGGTGCCCCACCTCCATCGGCGCCTGTTTCAGGCGCTGGTACGAGCGGCAGCCGATCGGGCATCGAGATCCTGACGGGAACGCTATCCTGAAAGAACGAGGCGACACATGGGATCACTGTCCTTCCTGGGACCCTTCCTGATCAACCTGCCCCTCCTGCTGGCCTATCTGGTCGGCATGGGCGCAGGCGCTATCCTGATCTCCCGAGGCCGATTGGCGGCCGGCATACTGGCCCTGATCGGCTTCGCGCTGTTGGAGCTGCGCGCGCTGTTGGGAGCCATCATCGCTTTGTCGCCCATCTATCTCTCCCGCATGATGCCGGCCTTTCAGATCGGCCAATGGCTGGCCGGGATCACCTTCGTCACGAACCTGATGGCCGCGCTGGCGATCTGCCTCATCGCCGTGGCGCTGGTCCGCGCGGCCGAACGCTCTGAGACGTGAGAACCGCGGATTTCGATTACGAGCTACCGCCTGAGCTGATCGCACAGACGCCGGTAGAGCCCCGAGATAGCTCCCGCCTGCTGGTCGTGCACCGGGAGACGGGCGATCTCGAACACCGCATCTTCCGGGATCTGGTGGAGTACCTGCGGCCCGGCGATCTGCTGGTGTGCAACGAGAGCCGGGTGATCCCGGCCCGATTGCACGGACGCAAGCCCACCGGCGGCCGCGTCGAGGTCTTCCTGCTCACCCGCCGGGACGACCGCACATGGGAGACGCTGGTGCGCGGCAAGGGGCTGCGCCCGGGCACGCGCATTCACATCGAGGACGCGGCCGGGCGGGAGGCGGCCGTGGCGCATATCCTCGCCGAGACGGAGGACGGGGGGCGCGTCGTCGAGTTCGACCGCCCTGTCGACGCGCTGCTGCCGCAGGTCGGGGAGATCCCCCTGCCGCCCTACATCCACGAGCCGCTACAGGACCCCGAACGCTACCAGACGGTGTACGCCCGCATCGCCGGCTCCGTGGCCGCCCCCACGGCCGGGCTCCACTTCACGCCGGAGCTGATCGATCGCCTGCAGGCGAAAGGGGTCCGCTTCGCCTTCGTGACGTTGCACGTAGGACTGGGGACCTTCCGGCCGGTGAAGACGGAACACGTCGAGGAACACAAGATGCACGCCGAGTGGGGGCAGATCACAGCCGAAGTGGTGGAACAGGTGCGGGAGACGCGAGCGGCGGGCGGGCGATGCGTGGCCGTGGGGACGACGTCGGTGCGGATATTGGAGACGGCTGCTCGCGAGGGCGAGCTGGCCCCCTTCTCCGGATGGACCGACCTCTTCATCAAGCCGGGGTTCCCCTTTCGGGTCGTGGACGCCCTGATCACCAACTTCCACCTCCCCCGCTCCACGCTGCTCATGCTGGTGAGCGCCTTCGCCGGCCGGGAGCTCATCCTGCGGGCCTATCGGGAAGCCATCCGTCTGCGCTACCGCTTCTACTCGTTCGGCGACGCGATGTTGATCCTATGACGAAGAGAAAAGACAAGGGAACAGAGCCCCTTTATTCATCGTCGATCGTCCATCGCTTTTCATCGCTCGCCCTTCGTCAAAATGAGAGCTTTTAGCGTGACCCGTACCCGATCCAATCTCCAACTCCCGCACGGTCTCCTGCAACTCCCCGCCTTCCTGCCCGACGCCACCCAGGGCGTCGTCCGATCGGTGGACAGCACGGATCTGGAGCGATGCCAGGTCCAGGCCGTGGTGATGAACATCTTCCACCTGATGCAGCGCCCCGGCACCTCCACTATCCGGGCGTTGGGCGGGCTCCACGCCATGTCCGGATGGCGGCGCCCCATCGTGACCGACTCAGGCGGGTTCCAGGCGTACTCCATGATCCGACAGAACCCGAACTACGGCCGCCTGACGGACCAGGGGATCGTCTTCCGGCCCGAAGGCGCCTCCCGCCGGTTCCATCTCACGCCCGAGAAGAGCATCCAGCTGCAGCTCCGCTACGGCGCCGATGTGGTCATCTGCCTCGACGATTGCACCCATGTGGATGATCCGCCGGAGGCACAGCGGGAGTCGGTCCGGCGCACCATCGACTGGGCCCGGCGGTGCAAGGCCGAGTTCCAGCACCTGATCGAGCAGAAGGGGCTGAGCGAGGATCAGCGCCCCCTGATCTTCGCGGTGATCCAGGGGGGCGGCTCCCGGGAGCTGCGCAAGCGATGCGCCGAGGCGCTGTTGGAGATCGGCTTCGACGGGTTCGGCTACGGCGGCTGGCCCCTGGATGCGGAGGGAAACCTGTTGGTCGACCTGATCGGGTACACCCGGGAGCTGATCCCCTCCGACTTTCCCATGCACGCGCTGGGCGTGGGGCATCCCCCCAGCGTGGTGACGTGCGTCCGGCTGGGATACGACCTGTTCGACAGCGCCATGCCCACCCGGGACGCGCGCCACGGCCGGCTATACACCTTCGCGACCGACCCGGCCGCCGGGCTGACGGGCCCATGGTTCGCCTATCTCTACATCGGCGACAACAAGCACATCAAGAGCGCCGATCCCATCTCCCCATTCTGTGACTGCTTGTGTTGCACCCGATACTCCCGGGGATACCTGCATCACCTGTTCAAGATCAACGACAGCTCGTTCCTGCGGCTGGCGACGATCCACAACCTTCGCTTCATGACCCAGCTCATGGAACGCCTGCGCGTGGAGCAAGATGACCACGAATCCTGAGGAGACGCTGGATCGGCTGGTCGAGCGGGTGCTGGCCAGCGCCAGGTACAGGCAGATCGCGCCGGACTTCGTTCGCCACGTGGGCGCTCGTGAGCTGGCCCGGCGGCGCAATCTGAAGGAAGCGGTCAAGGCGACCAAGAGCAAGCTGCATCAGGTGGCCGGGGCCTATCTGGCGGGAACGCCTCACTACGACGAATGGCTGCGCACCTTGCGGACGGCCGCCGAAGCCGGGGAGGCGGCCCTGCGACGGGCCTGCGTGGAGATCATGCGACACCACGCGTCTACACGGGAGCGGCTGCCCATCCTGGACGAATTCTACGCGACCACGCTGGCCGAGATCGCCCCCGTCCGTTCCGTGCTGGATGTGGCCTGCGGGCTGAACCCTCTGGCGATCCCGTGGATGCCACTGGTCGAGGGCGCCACGTACATCGCCTACGACATCTACCGGGATATGGCCGACTTCCTGAACGAGTTCCTGACGATGATGCCTGTGAAGGGCCGAGCACACGCGGGCGACGTCCTGCAGGTCCCCCTCGATCGGCATGTGGACGTGGCCCTCGTGCTGAAGACCATCCCCTGCCTGGAGCAGGTGGATCGAGAGTCCGGGGCCAGGCTCCTGGAGGCGCTGGCCGCGGACCACATCCTGGTCTCGTTTCCGGTCCGCAGCCTGGGAGGGCGGGACAAGGGGATGCTCGATCACTATGAGGTCGCCTTCCGGGCGCTCACGGCCGGGAGGCCGTGGACTATCCGCCGGTTCGAGTTCGCCACCGAGCTGGCCTTCCTGATCTCTCGACGATGAGACGGCCGATGGAAGGAGCGATAGCCTCGACGCAGGCCAAAGCAGAGGCGATGCACATGGCAATGTTGAAATCCGTGAAACAGCCCAGGGAGGGCAGATATAGAAATCTGCCCTCCGCCCATCGGGCGGCTCGGCCTGGTTCAGGCACATAAGGCCGAGCGAGGCAGGTAAAGGGTTGCCGTAAGGGCGACCGGCCGGTCGCCCTTACGGGGCTGCGCCCCTCAAAGCCTCTCCATAGTAATCCACCGAGAAGGATACATTTACCGCGGGAAGGAGCCGTTTCGACGGGATCGGAGACTGTGGTAAAATGCTGCGGGGTTCCAGCATCCCCCTCGGACGATGCGTCGGATCGTTCCCCACCAGGAGGTAGCGATGCCCCTCTCACGCGATGGTCTGATCGCCGCGCTGCAGGAGGCGATGGGCCCTGATGCCGTGCTGCACCGACCCTACGACCTCATGCTCTACGAATACGACGGCTACGTCGAGCGGGCGACGCCGGACGTGGTCGTGCTTCCCAGGACGACGGAACAGGTGGTCACGGCCGTGCGCCTGGCCAACGAGGCGGGCATGCCCTTCGTGGCCCGCGGCGCCGGCACCGGGCTCTCCGGCGGCGCCATCCCCACCAGCGG encodes:
- a CDS encoding dCMP deaminase, whose product is MFRPSWDEYFMGIAFQVAKRSTCDRAHVGAIIVKDRRILTTGYNGAPAGLPHCDDVGHLMVDGHCVRTLHAEQNAIIQAALHGVSVKGGTIYVTHQPCLTCAKMIINAGIVRVVYAGNYPDEYSRVFLAEAGVGLQHFPWPPPKRPEIEDAGVEGSADPPASE
- a CDS encoding conjugal transfer protein TraR, which gives rise to MPSREEVTQRERERLEAERDQVLADIEMLQESLKGEVDIDAEEGDPDLIEREKSAALLAALEAKLKSIEAALRAIEKGQYGICERCGQPIPPERLEVKPDATLCVQCQVEVEKLIKRGLYRPPGAV
- the ruvB gene encoding Holliday junction branch migration DNA helicase RuvB, which codes for MSERMISPDAKSEERALDAALRPKRLDDLEGQDRLRDNLRILIEAARARGEVLDHILLYGPPGLGKTTLAHIIANEMGTNIKVTAGPAIERAGDLAAILTNLRQGDILFIDEVHRLGRAVEEVLYPAMEDFALDIVIGKGPSARSIRLKLPRFTVIGATTRLALLTAPLRARFGAVYRFDFYDQAALESIVRRAARLLGVPITDDGAAEIARRARGTPRVALRLFRRVRDYAEVRADGEVTAEVADQALRLLEVDELGLDFLDHKVLEALIHKFGGGPVGLETIAAAISEEPDTIMDVVEPYLLQLGFLDRTPRGRVATRRAYEHLGVPFPERPEQPSLFNEGDTPP
- a CDS encoding gamma-glutamyl-gamma-aminobutyrate hydrolase family protein, with translation MRPKIGVTARSLEPASLERLRWYMESVRLAGGDPVVLAPDGPHPHQEAIDGLLLSGGGDVHPRYYGQPMAGAEADGVDEARDEMEIELTRAALRDDRPILAICRGIQLLNVAMGGALIQDLGEGHRTPKGAYKHHLIWVEPGTLMAATLGASGQVAVNTYHHQGIRADMLAPGLIASARALPEEWLIEGVESPDHRFVLGVQWHPERHREVPHLHRRLFQALVRAAADRASRS
- the queA gene encoding tRNA preQ1(34) S-adenosylmethionine ribosyltransferase-isomerase QueA, producing the protein MRTADFDYELPPELIAQTPVEPRDSSRLLVVHRETGDLEHRIFRDLVEYLRPGDLLVCNESRVIPARLHGRKPTGGRVEVFLLTRRDDRTWETLVRGKGLRPGTRIHIEDAAGREAAVAHILAETEDGGRVVEFDRPVDALLPQVGEIPLPPYIHEPLQDPERYQTVYARIAGSVAAPTAGLHFTPELIDRLQAKGVRFAFVTLHVGLGTFRPVKTEHVEEHKMHAEWGQITAEVVEQVRETRAAGGRCVAVGTTSVRILETAAREGELAPFSGWTDLFIKPGFPFRVVDALITNFHLPRSTLLMLVSAFAGRELILRAYREAIRLRYRFYSFGDAMLIL
- a CDS encoding tRNA-guanine transglycosylase → MRAFSVTRTRSNLQLPHGLLQLPAFLPDATQGVVRSVDSTDLERCQVQAVVMNIFHLMQRPGTSTIRALGGLHAMSGWRRPIVTDSGGFQAYSMIRQNPNYGRLTDQGIVFRPEGASRRFHLTPEKSIQLQLRYGADVVICLDDCTHVDDPPEAQRESVRRTIDWARRCKAEFQHLIEQKGLSEDQRPLIFAVIQGGGSRELRKRCAEALLEIGFDGFGYGGWPLDAEGNLLVDLIGYTRELIPSDFPMHALGVGHPPSVVTCVRLGYDLFDSAMPTRDARHGRLYTFATDPAAGLTGPWFAYLYIGDNKHIKSADPISPFCDCLCCTRYSRGYLHHLFKINDSSFLRLATIHNLRFMTQLMERLRVEQDDHES
- a CDS encoding 16S rRNA methyltransferase encodes the protein MTTNPEETLDRLVERVLASARYRQIAPDFVRHVGARELARRRNLKEAVKATKSKLHQVAGAYLAGTPHYDEWLRTLRTAAEAGEAALRRACVEIMRHHASTRERLPILDEFYATTLAEIAPVRSVLDVACGLNPLAIPWMPLVEGATYIAYDIYRDMADFLNEFLTMMPVKGRAHAGDVLQVPLDRHVDVALVLKTIPCLEQVDRESGARLLEALAADHILVSFPVRSLGGRDKGMLDHYEVAFRALTAGRPWTIRRFEFATELAFLISRR